A window of the Falco rusticolus isolate bFalRus1 chromosome 1, bFalRus1.pri, whole genome shotgun sequence genome harbors these coding sequences:
- the ZAR1 gene encoding zygote arrest protein 1: MESYLYTTYHPYSYRYPPPKGKGGAAGGWRPRGSGYFTGYGEAAAAEYFDNYQRAQLKAILSQVNPNLTPRLRKANTKEVGVQVNPRQDASVQCSLGPRTLLRRRPGPASAPGPRPRQAEQEQGSPATTSTRAVRFPRTIAVYSPMASRRLTAFLEEPGPEPERRPQQEKAAAVEEEPDALREQREAEAAAVRASWEKPPEGGAEPLEQRSAEPPEQCPPAAPEPPPAGPEGSQEEPAAAAAAPRAEPPAATQQREPAPGKTRLRFQFLEQKYGYYHCKDCNIRWESAYVWCVQGTNKVYFRQFCRTCQKSYNPYRVEDITCQSCKQTRCTCPVKMRHVDPKRPHRQDLCGRCKGKRLSCDSTFSFKYII; the protein is encoded by the exons ATGGAGAGCTACCTGTACACCACCTACCACCCCTACTCCTACCGCTACCCGCCGCCCAAGGGCAaggggggggcggcgggcggctggcggccccggggcagcggcTACTTCACGGGCTacggggaggcggcggcggccgagTACTTCGACAACTACCAGCGGGCGCAGCTGAAGGCCATCCTCTCCCAGGTCAACCCCAACCTCACGCCGCGGCTCCGTAAGGCCAACACCAAGGAGGTGGGCGTCCAGGTCAACCCGCGGCAGGACGCCTCGGTGCAGTGCTCGCTCGGGCCCCGCACGCTGctgcgccgccgccccggccccgccagcgcccccgggccgcggccccgccaggccgagcaggagcagggcagccccgCCACCACCAGCACCCGCGCCGTCCGCTTTCCCCGCACCATCGCCGTCTACTCGCCCATGGCGTCCCGCAGGCTCACCGCCTTCCTGGAGGAGCCGGGCCCGGAGCCGGAGCGGCGGCCGCAGCAGGAGAAGGCGGCGGCCGTCGAGGAGGAACCGGACGCGCTGCGGGAGCAGCGGGAGGCCGAAGCGGCCGCCGTGCGGGCCAGCTGGGAGAAGCCCCCCGAGGGCGGTGCCGAGCCGCTGGAGCAGCGCTCGGCCGAGCCGCCGGAGCAGTGTCCGCCCGCGGccccggagccgccgccggcggggccggaGGGGAGCCAGGAGGagccggcggcggcagcagcagccccgcggGCAGAGCCGCCGGCCGCCACCCAGCAGCGGGAGCCGGCGCCGGGCAAGACCCGCCTGCGCTTCCAg TTCCTGGAGCAGAAGTACGGCTACTACCACTGCAAGGACTGCAACATCCGCTGGGAGAGCGCCTACGTCTGGTGCGTGCAGGGCACCAACAAG GTGTATTTCCGGCAGTTCTGCCGGACCTGCCAGAAGTCCTACAACCCGTACCGCGTGGAGGACATCACCTGCCAG AGCTGCAAGCAGACGCGGTGCACCTGCCCCGTGAAGATGCGCCACGTGGATCCCAAGCGGCCCCACCGCCAGGACCTCTGCGGGAGGTGCAAAGGGAAGCGCCTCTCCTGCGATAGCACGTTCAGTTTCAAATACATCATCTGA
- the SLC10A4 gene encoding sodium/bile acid cotransporter 4 yields the protein MDGSAQPPTAAGAGGPDGGSLAGGGEAFGDRSLSQGLSVLVGLALCVTMLGLGCAVELGQLGQQLRRPVGLLLALLGQFVAMPLLAFLLALIFALDEVAAVAVLLCGCCPGGNLSNLMSVLVDGDMNLSIIMTASSTLLALFLMPLCLWVYSRHWINTALVQLLPLGAVSLTLGSTLLPIGLGVLIRYRHPRAADLLVKISLWSLLVTLVILFILTGTMLGPDLMAHIPASVYTIAVLMPLAGYALGYGLATVFKMPPHCRRTVSLETGCQNVQLCTAILKLTFPPELIGSMYMFPLLYALFQSAEAGLFVLVYKMYGRDSYKQDTLGEEEDTDISYKKLKEEEVTDTSYGTVTTEEHSSVQMEPVQTAL from the exons ATGGACGGCTCCGCGCAGCCCCCgacggcggcgggggccggcggcccCGACGGCGGGTCGCTGGCGGGGGGCGGCGAGGCGTTCGGGGACCGCTCCCTCAGCCAGGGCTTGAGcgtgctggtggggctggcgCTCTGCGTGAccatgctggggctgggctgcgccgtggagctggggcagctgggacagcagctgcGGCGGCccgtggggctgctgctggcgctACTGGGGCAGTTCGTGGCCATGCCGCTGCTGGCCTTCCTCCTCGCCCTCATCTTCGCCCTGGACGAAGTAGCGGccgtggctgtgctgctgtgcgGCTGCTGCCCCGGGGGCAACCTCTCCAACCTCATGTCGGTGCTCGTCGACGGGGACATGAACCTCAG CATTATCATGACGGCCTCCTCCACGCTGCTGGCCCTCTTCCTGATGCCCCTCTGCCTCTGGGTCTACAGCCGCCACTGGATCAACACGGCGctggtgcagctgctgcccctgggGGCGGTGAGCCTGACGCTGGGCAGCACCCTGCTGCCCATCGGCCTGGGGGTGCTCATCAGGTACCGGCACCCCCGCGCCGCCGACCTCCTGGTGAAG ATTTCCCTGTGGTCCCTCTTGGTGACTCTGGTGATCCTGTTCATCCTGACTGGGACCATGCTGGGCCCAGATCTGATGGCACATATTCCCGCATCTGTCTACACCATTGCAGTGCTGATGCCTCTGGCTGGGTACGCCTTGGGATACGGCTTAGCCACGGTCTTTAAAATGCCCCCACACTGCAGGAGAACAGTGTCTTTGGAAACAGGGTGCCAAAACGTCCAGCTCTGCACCGCCATCCTAAAACTCACCTTCCCCCCGGAGCTCATAGGGAGCATGTACATGTTTCCCCTGCTTTACGCGCTTTTTCAGTCAGCAGAAGCGGGACTCTTTGTGCTGGTATACAAGATGTATGGGAGAGACAGCTACAAACAAGATACACTCGGCGAAGAGGAAGACACAGATATTTCCTACAAGAaactgaaggaagaggaggtgaCCGATACTTCGTACGGCACAGTGACCACGGAGGAGCACAGCTCTGTTCAGATGGAGCCGGTGCAGACGGCGCTTTAG